DNA sequence from the Paenibacillus azoreducens genome:
AATACTCACTGCAGGCTTCGGTGGAGAGCGCGCGATCCTGGACAACGCCTGCAATAATCCCGTCCTCCGTTGGACCAAAAAGGCTTACCAGCTCCGGATTGGTATATTCCTTGCCCGCATACCTTCGGAATACTTCCTTAAATGCAAAAAAAGAAAGCGGAAGCGTATCTGCAAGCGTTCCGTCAAAATCAAACAATACACCTTGAAATTGAACTTGCCCTCCCTGATCTCCCATATGGCTCCTCCTCTGACTGTATTCAGGCCTTCGGTATCATCCATCGTGTTGAAGTTTTATGCGTTAAGGATAACCCTTACGCCCTTAGCTGCTGCAATTGCTGTTCGAGGCGGGTTACCGCATCGTTTTCTTCGGCGTTCTCCACGGCATGTTGGCAGGATATGATGTCCAGCATTTCTCCCTTGGCCGCAAATTCAGAGCAGGTTAGCTCCATGATTTGCACCGCATGACCCAGCTTCAGCTCGCTGATGGTTCCATTCATCCGGCATAAGCAGACATGCACTGTTCCTTCAGCTTCCTTGAAAGATGCTTCGAGGAGCGGAATTACTTCCCCAGGCCTCTCTGCTTCGGCTTGGCGGCTCACTTGCACCGTATAAGAGGAAAAAGCCGGAACATCTCCTTTGACTTCCCGCTCCCCGGCAATGATTCGCGAATTTCTCCAGGCAAGCATGCCCGCAAGTGCGAGAATCAATATTGCCAATGCACATCCGATATAAAAAATCAAATCTTCACCTTCATCCATTTAAGGACTGTACACGGCCATAAGACCATGCACAGTCCTTGTATTCATCCGATAAGAGTCAGATGCGCATTACAGTTTTTTCAGCATATGAATATCCTCGGGTTCCAACCGGAACAACTCTTCATCAACGTGATCGGTAATTTTGCCGCCGCTTGCCATATAAAATTGGACTGCGGACTCCGTTTCCGTGGAGGAAATATACAAATAAGACGCTCCGCGCTCCTTCGCTTCCCTGCCAAGTTCCTGGATGATCTTCGTTCCGATTCCCTGCCGGCGGTGACTGCGGCTGACATACATCAGATCCACTTGCAATTGGTCCTGGTTTTCGCCCCGGAACTTGTGTCCGAGTACCCCGAAGCCTACAAGCGTTTCCCCGTCAAAAGCGCCAAAAGCGACGCCGCCGGACTTCAGCTCATATTCGAACCGTTCGATCAATTCCTGCGTCTCCCGCTCATCCCAGGTCGGGCACTCATGCCCTGCAGGAGCCGTTTCAAGCATGCCTTGATTCATTTTGTAAATTTTCCCGATCTGTTCCGATCTGTCGATTTGCCGGATCAACCCGGATTCATGCAGCTGCATCTGTCTAATCATCATTGTTTTATTCTCTCCTTAAATTTTGTTTTGGATTTTCAGCCTCCTTTGATTGAAAACTTATATTTGGAAATGCAATCGTCATTTTTTTAATAACTTCACAGCTCCTCTCTTTTACTTTAATTATACGGAGATTTTGAAAAAATCCAATAATTAGCTTTATTAACATGGATGCTCTAGCAAAATAACCCCACAAAGTGTATCGGAAAGAAGTCCGACGCCTGAAGGGCGCTTTTGCGAAGCAAAAGTACTGAGTGGAGCCTATGCTTCGATGCTTATTCCAAATACTTTGCGGGGACCCCAAAAAACTTATATAACACCCCCACAAAGTGAAGCCTTTGCTTCGATGCTTATTCCAATTACTTTGCGGGGACCCCAAAAAACTTATAAAATTCTATAATTGCAAAAAAAAAGCCTGCGGCTTTAAGCCGAGGCTCTTCGAAATGAAGCTTTTACATGATGTCATCAAGCAGAGTTTTCCCGCGCCTCATACAGAGGCTGCTTTTTTTTGCCGGAAAAACGGATCTGCGGAACGGCAATGCCGATAAAAATGAGTACGATCCCCAACCATTGAAGCCCGCTCACATGTTCATGCGCGATAAATACCGATGCAACCACCGCAGCGGGAAGCTCGGCAGCACCGAGAATAGCCCCCATGCCTGACCCCACTTTCGGCATCCCGATCGCAAAGAAAACAACGGGGATCAAAATACCGAGAAAACCAAGCGCGATGCCGTATTTCCACAGCCCTTCCCCCATGGAACCATCCCACAAAAAGGAAGGAGAAAATACCGACAATACAATGACGCCTGAACCTGATGTCATAATGAAGCTTTTATTAAATGCAGGCACCGATGTCTCTACGCGTCCACTGACAAACATGTACAACGCAAAAGTAAATGCCGACAGTAGTCCAAACACAACGCCGGCGACATTCAGCACTCCGGAAGTTTCGCCAATGATCCCGCCCGCAAGCAGTGTCCCCGCAATCAGAATAAAAATCGATACGATCTTGCTCTTGCTTGGAGCACGGCGGTCAGCCGCCGCTTCCAGCAGAACCCCGATCCAGGTGAACTGGAACAAGAGCACGACGGCGATAGATGCCGGCAGCCGCTCAACGGCTTTTCCGTAAAAAATCGATGTGCCGCTCATGGTGATGCCAACGGCAAGAAGCGACAGCCACTGCTTTAGAGTCAATTTTTTGCGGGAAAAAACCAGCATTAAAATCAGCAGAAACGTCCAGCCAAACACGTATTGTCCGCCCAGCATCTGGTTAACGGTAAAACCTTCATGCATGCCAAGCTTCATAATGGAGGACAGGATGCCGTAGCTGCATGCCCCGATCAAAATCAGCAATGAGTATTTAAATTTGTTCATGACCATTCCTCCTGATGCCAGTTTGCGCATCACCAAAAGCCCCCTGCCTTATAGGCGGGGGGCGAACGAAACCGACGACTGTTAAAGGTTGTTCAAAAAAGTCCGCTCCTTGCGTCCCTAGCTGCATCCAACTCAAGCGTTTGAAAAAACGCACAATGTAGCATGAGCCAAAGCGTTTTGAAAAAACGCACTTCGGAAGTAGATGTTCCGGTGCTGAAAACCGGCCTTTTTAAACACGCAATTTTATGGATCGCCGTTAAAATTTCGCCACTCACGAACGAATCGGAGTTTATAACAGGTGCTGCGATATTTTCAAATGTCGGATCATGATGCTTACAAAATGACATGTTAAAGCATTATTTCGAAGGCGTCAATGAACTACGTTAACATAATAAAGCAAGTACAAGCACCGTGAAATCAAAGGCAGTAAATTTCTTCCCATTTTCCATCTTTCCGTTCCCAGATCCGCTGATTCCTGCTCCCTCTGAATGGGATAGTCAAATCCCGCTGCTTCAGTTCGAACCTTCCGTCCACCAGCACATCGACATAGGACAGCAGCTCCGATTTATACCTGTCGCCGCTTGCTGCGAGCTCTTCCAGCGTATAACCCGTATACGCCCATATATGCTTTCCCTGCTGCCGCAGCTGAAGCGCGACTTGACTCATGCCCCGTGCCTGAAGGAAAGGGTCGCCCCCGGACAACGTAATATCCGTCAGCGGATTGCTTCCGGCTTCCCTAACGATCTCGGCGATGCCCCACGGCTGCCCGCTGCGCATGCTCCAAGACTGGGGATTATGGCATCCCTCGCAGCGATGCGCACAGCCGGCGCAAAATATAACGGTACGCAAACCTTCTCCGTCCACCACGCTGTCATGGATGATATCCATGATCCACACCGCATCTTCCCTGTTTGCCCGATCTTCCGTCGCATCACACATGCTGTTCACCGCCTTTTGGCTCCCCTATCTGCCATGTTTGACCCGGTCGGCTTCCTCGGCGCGTTTGGCCGGGTTCCATTTATCCATATCTCCCACCAGATAACCGGTTATTCTCCGGATTCTTTCGACATGCCCATCTTCGGCGCCGCAT
Encoded proteins:
- a CDS encoding GNAT family N-acetyltransferase, with the protein product MMIRQMQLHESGLIRQIDRSEQIGKIYKMNQGMLETAPAGHECPTWDERETQELIERFEYELKSGGVAFGAFDGETLVGFGVLGHKFRGENQDQLQVDLMYVSRSHRRQGIGTKIIQELGREAKERGASYLYISSTETESAVQFYMASGGKITDHVDEELFRLEPEDIHMLKKL
- a CDS encoding EamA family transporter gives rise to the protein MNKFKYSLLILIGACSYGILSSIMKLGMHEGFTVNQMLGGQYVFGWTFLLILMLVFSRKKLTLKQWLSLLAVGITMSGTSIFYGKAVERLPASIAVVLLFQFTWIGVLLEAAADRRAPSKSKIVSIFILIAGTLLAGGIIGETSGVLNVAGVVFGLLSAFTFALYMFVSGRVETSVPAFNKSFIMTSGSGVIVLSVFSPSFLWDGSMGEGLWKYGIALGFLGILIPVVFFAIGMPKVGSGMGAILGAAELPAAVVASVFIAHEHVSGLQWLGIVLIFIGIAVPQIRFSGKKKQPLYEARENSA
- the nrdG gene encoding anaerobic ribonucleoside-triphosphate reductase activating protein; protein product: MWIMDIIHDSVVDGEGLRTVIFCAGCAHRCEGCHNPQSWSMRSGQPWGIAEIVREAGSNPLTDITLSGGDPFLQARGMSQVALQLRQQGKHIWAYTGYTLEELAASGDRYKSELLSYVDVLVDGRFELKQRDLTIPFRGSRNQRIWERKDGKWEEIYCL